The Oryzihumus leptocrescens sequence CTGCGCGAGGTGCCGGTCGTGCGCCTGGTCAGCAGCCCGTTGCAGCGCTGCCAGGAGACCGCCAAGGAGCTGCTCGAGGTCATGGACGGGGTGGCCCTGGACGTCGAGGACGCCCTGGGCGAGTGCCGTTACGGGGCGTGGACCGGGGGCCGGCTGCAGGACCTGGCCCAGGAGCCGCTGTGGCGGGTGGTCCAGGACCAGCCCAGCGCGGCGCGCTTCCCCGATGGCGAGGAGTTCCCGGGGGAGTCCATCGCCCAGATGCAGCACCGCGCGGTGGAGGCCGTGCGTGCCGTGGACGCCGCCGTGGAGCAGGCGCACGGCCCGGATGCGTTGTGGCTGTTGGTGTCCCACGGTGACGTGATCAAGTCGGTCCTGGCCGACGCCGCGGGCACGCACCTCGACCACTTCCAGCGGATCGTCGTGGACCCGGCCTCGCTGTCGGTGGTGCGCTACACCGCGCGCCGGCCGTTCGTCCTGCGGGTCAATGACGCCGGCGCCGACCTGCGCTCGATCGTCCCGCCCCCGCGACCGGAGAGTGCCGACGACGAGGACCGGCCCGACACGACGGGAGACGCCGCCGTCGGCGGTGGCGCGGGCGGCGCGGACTAGGCTCGAGCCATGCCGGTGATCGACTTCGACCCGCCCGACCGCTTCGTCGCGGGCACCGTGGGCCCGCCCGGGCAGCGCACCTTCT is a genomic window containing:
- a CDS encoding MSMEG_4193 family putative phosphomutase, coding for MPICLLVRHGRTTANASGTLAGWTPGVGLDDVGRQQARDLALRLREVPVVRLVSSPLQRCQETAKELLEVMDGVALDVEDALGECRYGAWTGGRLQDLAQEPLWRVVQDQPSAARFPDGEEFPGESIAQMQHRAVEAVRAVDAAVEQAHGPDALWLLVSHGDVIKSVLADAAGTHLDHFQRIVVDPASLSVVRYTARRPFVLRVNDAGADLRSIVPPPRPESADDEDRPDTTGDAAVGGGAGGAD